In one Parabacteroides sp. FAFU027 genomic region, the following are encoded:
- a CDS encoding glycoside hydrolase family 43 protein — protein MKKYTLTLLLFFLIGISLSAKKVYLFTSFNEPATEGLRLLYSYDGYKWTDLGKIFLKPEVGEKKIMRDPSMVQGPDGTFHLVWTCGWKGDRTFGYASSKDLIHWSAQREIPVMMHEPQAVNVWAPEIFFDNEKKEYIIVWATTILFRFAKGQEEENNNHRLYYTRTKDFKTFTPASLFYDPGFSVIDAMIVKRGKGDYVQVVKDNTRPNRNIFVCFGKTPLGPWTNPSPRLTGFLTEGPNCAKVGKDYLIYFDDYKNKRYGAIRTRDFKTFTDINDNISVPEGHKHGTILKVDEKVLKGLKN, from the coding sequence ATGAAGAAATACACATTAACCTTACTACTCTTTTTTCTGATTGGAATTTCCCTTTCAGCTAAAAAGGTTTACCTCTTCACCTCATTCAATGAGCCGGCAACCGAGGGATTACGCCTGCTGTACAGCTATGATGGCTACAAATGGACGGATTTAGGTAAAATCTTCCTGAAACCGGAAGTGGGGGAAAAGAAAATCATGCGTGACCCTTCTATGGTGCAGGGGCCGGATGGTACTTTTCATCTGGTGTGGACATGCGGCTGGAAAGGTGACCGCACATTCGGATATGCCAGTTCTAAGGATTTGATTCACTGGTCGGCACAGCGGGAAATTCCCGTAATGATGCATGAGCCTCAAGCTGTCAACGTGTGGGCACCGGAGATTTTTTTTGATAATGAGAAGAAAGAGTATATCATTGTGTGGGCTACGACCATCCTGTTCCGTTTTGCCAAAGGGCAGGAGGAGGAAAACAACAACCATCGCCTCTATTATACCAGAACCAAGGATTTTAAGACTTTTACACCGGCTTCCTTATTCTATGACCCCGGCTTTAGTGTCATTGATGCGATGATAGTTAAGCGGGGAAAGGGCGATTATGTACAGGTCGTAAAAGACAATACCCGTCCCAACCGGAACATATTTGTCTGCTTTGGAAAAACGCCGCTTGGCCCGTGGACGAATCCTTCACCACGTCTGACCGGCTTCCTGACAGAAGGTCCTAACTGTGCTAAAGTAGGTAAGGATTACCTGATCTATTTTGATGACTATAAGAATAAGCGATACGGTGCCATCCGTACCCGTGACTTCAAAACTTTTACCGATATCAATGACAATATATCCGTTCCGGAAGGTCATAAACATGGGACAATATTGAAGGTGGATGAGAAGGTGCTTAAGGGATTGAAGAATTGA
- a CDS encoding glycoside hydrolase family 140 protein: MKKAFWITVAILFTHLGFSSAAETESPDVLGKLTISSNGRYFVQANGKPFFYLGDTGWLLFAKLNREEAEKYLEDRRKKGFNVVQVMVLHTVGAKNFYGDSALINKNVAKPLVTAGNNPNDPAQYDYWDHVDYIVDLAAQKHMYVGMVPVWGTPVKSGFVTAAQAKAYSEFLAKRYKDRNNVIWLNGGDIAGSDSINVWNTIGKTLRANDPNHLITFHPRGRTTSSRWFHNESWLDFNMFQSGHRRYDQDDSKTKRYGEDNWRYMVEDLAKKPAKPSFDGEPSYENIVQGLHDFKQPRWTADDVRRYAYWSVFAGGCGFTYGENSIMQFYQEGDKEAAFGAKEFWKKTIDAPGSLQMVHLKDLMLSRPYFERVPDQSIIAKQPGVKYNYQVATRGKDYAFVYTYNGKPMTLNLGIIEGVQVKASWFNPRTGKIWEIGTFANKGIKQFKTPGIPKNGNDWVLILDSVK, from the coding sequence ATCAAGAAAGCCTTTTGGATAACAGTAGCAATACTATTTACTCATTTAGGATTCAGCAGTGCCGCTGAAACAGAATCTCCCGATGTATTGGGAAAACTGACCATTTCTTCGAACGGACGTTATTTCGTTCAGGCAAACGGCAAACCATTTTTCTACCTGGGCGATACCGGTTGGTTACTTTTTGCAAAACTGAATCGTGAAGAGGCGGAGAAATATCTGGAAGACCGTCGCAAGAAGGGTTTCAATGTTGTTCAGGTAATGGTATTGCACACTGTAGGCGCAAAGAATTTCTATGGAGATTCAGCATTGATCAATAAAAATGTAGCTAAACCGTTGGTGACAGCCGGTAATAACCCGAATGATCCTGCTCAATATGACTACTGGGATCACGTGGATTACATCGTTGATCTGGCAGCCCAAAAGCATATGTATGTGGGCATGGTTCCTGTTTGGGGAACACCTGTGAAATCGGGATTCGTGACTGCTGCACAAGCTAAAGCCTACAGTGAGTTTCTGGCCAAGAGATACAAAGACCGCAATAATGTAATTTGGTTAAATGGTGGTGACATTGCCGGAAGTGATTCTATCAACGTGTGGAATACCATTGGAAAAACTCTTCGTGCCAACGACCCGAACCACCTGATTACCTTCCACCCTCGTGGTAGAACGACCTCTTCGCGTTGGTTCCATAACGAATCGTGGTTGGATTTCAATATGTTCCAATCGGGCCACCGTCGCTATGACCAAGATGATTCCAAAACCAAACGTTACGGTGAAGACAACTGGCGTTACATGGTGGAAGATTTGGCAAAGAAACCAGCGAAGCCATCTTTCGATGGAGAACCTTCGTATGAAAATATCGTTCAGGGACTTCATGACTTTAAGCAACCGCGCTGGACGGCTGATGATGTCCGTCGTTATGCTTACTGGTCTGTATTTGCCGGTGGTTGCGGATTCACTTATGGAGAGAATTCCATCATGCAATTTTATCAGGAGGGAGACAAGGAGGCTGCTTTCGGAGCCAAGGAATTCTGGAAAAAGACAATTGATGCTCCGGGTTCATTACAAATGGTTCACCTGAAAGATTTAATGCTTTCTCGTCCTTATTTCGAACGTGTTCCTGACCAAAGCATCATTGCAAAACAACCGGGTGTAAAATACAACTACCAAGTGGCTACCCGCGGTAAAGATTATGCATTTGTCTATACTTACAATGGCAAACCGATGACTTTGAATCTCGGTATAATCGAAGGTGTTCAGGTAAAAGCCTCGTGGTTTAATCCGCGCACCGGTAAAATCTGGGAAATCGGAACATTTGCCAACAAAGGAATCAAACAGTTTAAAACCCCGGGCATACCGAAAAACGGCAATGACTGGGTGTTGATATTGGATTCTGTGAAATAA
- a CDS encoding RagB/SusD family nutrient uptake outer membrane protein, with the protein MTKLYKSIFHVACLLSIFLWMGCSDDFLKDKKNYSNLTPDIYNDYAGASLRVQDIYLRLLPDVNNGLSYRSTSSGKADIQSQSTEEFSGLSNFVSPDVILSTSSGLNDWFHVNKATNAGPWGEIRNCNDVLEGVSGSTLTDTQKKTLLGQVYFFRAWQYYLLVKTYGGVPIVDHVQVTDVSQAQALEVPRSTTKQCIDFICQGLDTAASMLPARWDDANFGRVTKGAALALAGRARLLYASPLFNRADNADRWQAAYDANKKAIDALTAGGFGLAYKDAPGINGAGWAKIFSDFNSNEAVFVTLYNKVHDDNAANEIYRNNHWEQTIRPANTNKNGGGMSPTSMMVDLFPMADGKKPTEVGTYNPLTFFANRDPRFYRTFGFPGVSWRFDAASDPTSLGVDYPYSGANYMLWNYSWYANSTKQADITQSGYGADGLGLNYKGVYIRKRSDDFDMTTPIPTLLYRWSLENKQGPFGEGAMPWMEIRYAEVLLNFAEAACGAGHPDEAIQALKDIRKRASLPAGTDGLYGLSSDLASDRGKLFGAILYERQIELAYEGKRFDDMRRWLLWDGGAAFNQIAGVPTSWTLTGFGGNTCTYLGVEPLNGKRRDNIEITAKATAEEAQGKDPIKTNRPAAMDLKTDLSTQTNALVTFYTTYLMRKTRQGDEAGKVVSFKPQYYFIGLTSGAQTNNVTLLQTIGWADVLHGNINGTFDPLAE; encoded by the coding sequence ATGACAAAGCTATATAAATCGATTTTTCACGTCGCTTGCTTATTAAGCATTTTCCTTTGGATGGGATGTAGCGACGACTTCTTGAAGGATAAGAAGAACTATTCCAATCTTACTCCTGATATTTACAATGATTATGCAGGGGCATCATTGAGAGTTCAGGATATATATCTGAGATTACTCCCTGATGTCAATAATGGTTTATCATACAGAAGTACCAGCTCGGGTAAAGCGGATATTCAATCTCAGTCAACCGAAGAATTTAGCGGACTTTCAAATTTTGTAAGTCCTGATGTTATCTTAAGTACATCAAGCGGACTGAACGATTGGTTCCACGTTAATAAAGCTACCAATGCCGGCCCCTGGGGGGAAATCCGTAATTGTAACGATGTATTAGAGGGTGTTTCAGGTAGTACATTGACTGACACTCAGAAAAAAACATTACTTGGTCAGGTATATTTCTTCCGTGCTTGGCAATATTATTTGTTGGTAAAGACCTATGGTGGTGTACCTATTGTTGACCATGTACAGGTAACTGATGTGAGTCAGGCTCAAGCTCTGGAAGTGCCGCGTTCAACCACCAAACAATGTATCGATTTCATTTGTCAGGGTTTGGATACAGCCGCAAGCATGTTGCCAGCACGCTGGGACGATGCAAATTTTGGTCGCGTTACCAAAGGAGCAGCCTTAGCCCTTGCAGGTCGCGCCAGATTGCTTTATGCTAGTCCATTATTTAATCGTGCCGACAATGCCGATCGTTGGCAAGCTGCCTACGATGCAAACAAAAAAGCAATTGACGCGCTGACTGCAGGAGGATTTGGTCTGGCCTATAAAGACGCTCCGGGAATTAACGGCGCCGGTTGGGCAAAAATATTTTCTGATTTTAACAGCAATGAAGCTGTATTTGTAACGCTTTATAATAAAGTTCATGATGACAATGCAGCCAATGAAATCTATAGGAATAATCACTGGGAACAGACTATACGCCCAGCCAATACTAATAAGAATGGTGGCGGAATGAGTCCCACATCGATGATGGTGGATTTATTTCCAATGGCCGATGGTAAAAAACCGACAGAAGTAGGAACTTACAACCCATTGACGTTTTTTGCGAATCGTGACCCTCGTTTCTATAGAACTTTCGGATTTCCGGGTGTATCCTGGAGGTTTGATGCAGCCAGCGATCCTACTTCATTAGGAGTTGATTATCCATACTCCGGAGCTAACTACATGTTGTGGAACTACTCCTGGTATGCGAACTCTACCAAACAAGCCGACATAACTCAGAGTGGTTACGGTGCAGATGGTCTAGGCCTGAATTATAAAGGTGTTTATATTCGTAAACGTTCAGACGATTTCGACATGACCACACCAATCCCTACTTTGCTATACAGATGGAGCCTAGAAAACAAACAAGGTCCGTTTGGTGAAGGAGCAATGCCGTGGATGGAAATCCGCTATGCTGAGGTATTACTCAACTTTGCTGAAGCTGCCTGTGGAGCCGGACATCCAGACGAGGCTATTCAGGCATTAAAAGACATCCGTAAACGCGCCAGCCTTCCCGCTGGTACTGATGGACTATATGGTTTGAGCTCAGACTTGGCTTCTGATAGAGGAAAATTATTTGGAGCAATCCTATATGAACGTCAAATAGAATTGGCATATGAAGGTAAACGCTTTGATGATATGCGTCGTTGGTTACTATGGGATGGCGGAGCCGCTTTCAATCAAATAGCAGGTGTGCCAACATCCTGGACATTGACAGGATTTGGAGGTAATACATGTACCTATTTGGGCGTAGAGCCTTTGAACGGTAAGCGAAGAGACAATATTGAAATTACTGCTAAAGCTACAGCAGAAGAGGCACAAGGAAAAGATCCTATTAAAACCAACCGTCCGGCGGCCATGGATTTGAAGACTGATCTAAGCACTCAAACGAATGCTTTGGTAACCTTTTATACTACTTATCTGATGCGTAAAACGCGTCAGGGAGATGAAGCTGGAAAGGTTGTTTCCTTCAAACCTCAGTATTACTTCATTGGTCTGACAAGTGGTGCACAAACGAACAACGTCACTTTGTTGCAAACCATTGGATGGGCAGATGTACTGCATGGCAATATTAATGGTACTTTTGACCCATTAGCTGAATAA
- a CDS encoding SusC/RagA family TonB-linked outer membrane protein produces the protein MKKYIILGLILTLIQAFALPAQAQQVSAINGIVVGEDQKPIIGATVRVSGTTTGTVTDIDGKFTLKVPANSKLTVTYVGYLTQTVSALKNTRIVLKEDQMKLDEVVVVGYGTQKKAHLTGAVASVATSEIRDLAATNLSSTLQGQINGVSVSESGSRPGAPTSLVIRNGNLSVAAPSSSTGLLVPLYVIDGFIYDPTAGQQAFDNLDVNMVESISVLKDAAAAIYGARSAQGVVLVKTKKGEVGKPKISYSGQFGYADEVYRSKMLDSYNFGLIWNGIRAADPTSPYDKKNDLFQADELNAMKSLNYDLVDKYWSSAMSQKHSINVSGGTDNATYFGGISYVTQDGNLGRIDYNRWNYNVGVEAKINKWTKSSLRVSGDYGSTTKANVKVGGSNADKDYATLLTRPRYIPEYVNGLPIAAYGVTNGAIEQTQEYNYNVVENIGNFVTNKPHNNVINASLDYDFGWSNILKGLKLQATYSKNISTTEDNEFGSDYSLYKFADGARGGSGSHLYTDTEEHAMNLTGMTTIPVSNGNYLRRNMSRSDNYQLNFIVNYSRTFGKHDVSGLFTIEKAENESEYVWGNVTGPYSFTNYQSNGAGGNQTTSFSRSEGGVLSYIGRFNYSYANKYLAEFLIRSDASTKFAPENYWGVFPSLSAGWIISEEPFFKKNVTFVDYMKIRGSFGLLGRDNIGAWQWAQFYGSETVKGPIFGTDPNAYAGPHFQLPSAVPNRNSQWDQCYKKNLGLDLAFLNNRLTVNLDGYSDLTKNVFMAITNTAGFPSTVGAIASPSNYGTIENYGIEISLGWRDKIGKDFKYYVKLNTGYTDNKIIKAPWVSEATRTFTDLMPNQRADRGVWGYQSIGMFRSYQEIAEYFAANKIVTYMGKTQADVHPGMMIYNNVRGSQKADGTYYAANDPNDPAGNVIDEKDVVQISKFSSNPFGFTINMGGEWKKLSFSAQLGASWGSYGLMPTQAISTSSIISTASGYNVMQYTNLPSFWAGNMYVYKDVLDNQGRVVSPQNLDARYPNLRFSDVNSVASTFWKISNTDVTLRNITLAYSLPKTWLNKVGVESCRLNVTGQNMISFYNPYPDHFMSPMSSYSKYPTLRKITLGINVTL, from the coding sequence ATGAAGAAATATATAATTCTTGGTCTGATACTTACCCTCATCCAGGCATTTGCATTGCCGGCTCAGGCTCAGCAAGTCTCTGCGATTAATGGAATCGTGGTGGGTGAAGATCAAAAACCCATTATCGGAGCTACCGTTAGGGTAAGTGGTACTACCACAGGAACGGTTACAGATATTGACGGAAAATTTACTCTTAAGGTTCCGGCTAATAGCAAACTGACTGTAACTTATGTGGGATATTTAACTCAGACAGTCTCAGCCTTAAAAAATACGCGCATTGTCTTGAAGGAAGATCAAATGAAGCTGGACGAAGTAGTCGTAGTAGGCTATGGTACCCAAAAGAAAGCGCATTTGACGGGTGCGGTTGCTTCGGTAGCCACTTCTGAAATTCGCGACCTTGCGGCTACCAACCTTTCATCTACTTTGCAAGGCCAGATCAATGGTGTCAGTGTAAGCGAAAGCGGAAGTCGGCCTGGTGCTCCAACATCACTTGTAATCCGGAACGGTAATTTAAGTGTAGCTGCCCCCTCCTCCAGTACCGGTCTCCTGGTTCCATTGTACGTCATTGATGGCTTTATATATGATCCAACAGCAGGCCAGCAGGCATTTGACAACCTGGATGTGAATATGGTTGAAAGTATATCGGTACTGAAAGATGCTGCTGCAGCCATTTATGGTGCCCGTTCTGCGCAAGGAGTTGTTTTGGTGAAGACTAAAAAAGGAGAAGTAGGTAAACCAAAAATCTCTTACAGCGGACAATTTGGTTATGCTGACGAAGTTTATCGTTCCAAAATGCTGGATTCTTATAATTTTGGTTTGATATGGAATGGTATACGCGCTGCTGACCCGACAAGTCCTTATGATAAGAAAAATGATTTATTCCAGGCAGACGAATTGAATGCAATGAAATCGCTTAACTATGATTTGGTTGATAAATACTGGAGTTCTGCGATGTCACAAAAGCATAGTATCAATGTAAGTGGAGGTACAGATAATGCTACTTATTTTGGAGGTATATCGTATGTTACACAAGATGGAAACTTGGGTAGAATTGATTACAACCGCTGGAATTACAATGTCGGAGTAGAAGCTAAAATCAATAAGTGGACAAAATCTTCTTTGCGAGTATCAGGAGACTATGGCAGTACAACAAAAGCAAACGTTAAAGTTGGGGGGTCTAATGCAGATAAAGACTATGCTACATTATTGACACGTCCCCGTTACATTCCTGAATATGTAAATGGCCTGCCAATTGCTGCTTATGGTGTTACAAACGGTGCCATTGAACAAACGCAGGAATACAACTACAATGTTGTCGAAAATATCGGCAATTTCGTTACCAACAAGCCTCATAACAACGTCATTAATGCTTCGTTGGATTATGATTTTGGATGGAGCAATATATTGAAAGGATTGAAATTGCAAGCTACATATTCTAAGAATATCAGCACAACAGAAGACAACGAATTTGGTTCTGATTATTCGCTCTATAAATTTGCTGACGGGGCTCGCGGTGGTAGTGGTTCTCACCTGTACACAGATACAGAAGAGCATGCTATGAATTTAACCGGCATGACAACTATACCTGTTTCAAATGGAAACTATCTGAGAAGAAACATGAGTCGTAGCGATAATTATCAATTGAACTTTATTGTCAACTATTCACGTACATTCGGCAAACATGACGTAAGCGGATTGTTTACCATTGAAAAAGCCGAAAATGAATCAGAATATGTGTGGGGTAATGTTACAGGACCATATTCATTTACCAATTATCAGTCGAATGGAGCAGGTGGAAATCAAACAACATCTTTCTCCCGTTCTGAAGGTGGAGTATTATCGTACATTGGCCGCTTCAATTACTCGTATGCCAATAAATATCTGGCAGAATTTTTAATTCGTTCGGATGCAAGTACCAAGTTTGCTCCGGAAAATTATTGGGGAGTGTTCCCTTCCTTGTCTGCCGGCTGGATTATTTCTGAAGAACCATTTTTCAAGAAAAATGTGACGTTCGTAGATTATATGAAAATTCGAGGGTCATTCGGTCTATTGGGACGTGACAATATCGGAGCCTGGCAATGGGCGCAATTCTACGGATCTGAAACTGTTAAGGGACCTATTTTCGGAACAGACCCTAATGCGTATGCCGGACCACACTTTCAATTACCCTCTGCAGTACCCAATCGCAATTCACAATGGGATCAGTGTTACAAGAAAAACTTGGGACTGGATCTGGCTTTCCTGAACAATCGTTTAACAGTCAATTTGGATGGTTATTCTGATCTTACAAAGAATGTATTTATGGCTATTACCAACACTGCGGGTTTCCCAAGTACAGTTGGAGCTATAGCTTCGCCTTCAAATTACGGTACTATTGAAAATTATGGAATTGAAATTTCGTTAGGCTGGAGAGATAAGATCGGAAAAGATTTCAAATATTACGTTAAGCTGAATACCGGTTATACAGATAATAAGATTATTAAGGCCCCTTGGGTTAGTGAGGCGACTCGCACATTTACCGATTTAATGCCAAATCAACGTGCTGACCGCGGAGTGTGGGGGTATCAGTCAATTGGCATGTTCCGGAGCTATCAGGAGATTGCAGAGTATTTTGCGGCCAATAAAATTGTCACCTACATGGGAAAAACTCAGGCTGATGTTCATCCGGGTATGATGATTTACAATAATGTCAGAGGCTCACAGAAAGCTGACGGTACATATTACGCGGCAAATGACCCGAATGATCCTGCCGGAAACGTAATTGATGAAAAAGATGTAGTACAGATATCAAAATTCTCTTCTAATCCTTTTGGCTTTACAATAAATATGGGGGGTGAATGGAAGAAGCTGTCATTCAGCGCTCAATTAGGTGCCAGCTGGGGAAGCTATGGATTGATGCCGACACAGGCAATTAGTACTTCAAGTATTATTTCGACCGCATCTGGCTATAATGTAATGCAATATACCAATTTACCTTCATTCTGGGCTGGCAATATGTATGTTTATAAGGATGTACTCGATAACCAGGGTAGAGTGGTTTCTCCACAGAACCTCGATGCAAGATATCCAAACTTACGTTTCTCGGATGTTAATAGTGTTGCTTCTACTTTCTGGAAAATCAGTAATACCGATGTTACCCTGCGTAACATTACTCTAGCGTATTCACTGCCGAAAACATGGTTAAACAAAGTGGGTGTTGAAAGCTGTCGATTAAATGTGACCGGTCAGAATATGATCAGTTTCTATAACCCTTATCCGGATCATTTTATGAGTCCGATGTCAAGTTATAGCAAGTATCCTACATTACGGAAAATTACTCTGGGTATCAATGTTACACTCTAA
- a CDS encoding DUF4992 family lipoprotein has protein sequence MKMRSKFRTLLSLVCIAVALSITSCIDGFKDNLTWAPSVQNAQLESPAADQITVTPSADGSKLTFKWPVVYGAGGYQFSLYIVDDPTKPVLVGTENEVVDGTSVERPMQEDTRYKVVIKTLGNAKYNNTEATTATEKLYDNLLAITATIPSGTNLTDYFTANPIPASTTELCYQLEPNGNYTMSGDIAIGSQVTIRGDKVNHAKIAMTNGSFVNNGVGFKMKFMDIDYSGFAGANTSSIILMSATPNPAITLTSTGYTVVPTTAPIAIQSCKITGLKYYLFYDNSKKYGIGSFLIKDCIIGQNTNSFGFATIRFGAGMVKDMTITNSTFYNEVVANSSNRICQISSGNAGSVKPLTETWANGSVTITHSTFYHCSEGAQSFNSNGAMGQVGDKITIQKCVIVNSAENAATSGSNGFVRRFRRGNTNATFTGGGNSYWYNGAFPIGEVQGTTSCDTSGDYIDSDPQLTYQGNGVFKMEGATQIAKGSGDPRWLPSN, from the coding sequence ATGAAGATGAGAAGCAAATTCAGAACATTATTAAGTCTGGTTTGTATCGCAGTCGCCTTATCTATTACATCGTGTATAGATGGATTCAAGGATAACTTGACATGGGCTCCAAGTGTGCAAAATGCGCAATTAGAGTCTCCGGCGGCGGATCAAATCACAGTAACTCCCAGTGCTGACGGTTCTAAACTAACATTTAAATGGCCGGTAGTATATGGAGCCGGAGGATATCAGTTTTCTCTTTACATTGTTGACGATCCTACCAAACCGGTATTAGTCGGCACTGAAAATGAAGTGGTAGATGGAACTAGCGTTGAGCGCCCAATGCAGGAAGATACACGTTATAAAGTTGTTATTAAAACTTTGGGAAATGCTAAGTACAACAACACGGAGGCAACCACTGCAACTGAAAAGCTGTACGATAACCTGTTAGCTATTACAGCTACGATTCCAAGCGGAACCAATTTAACAGATTATTTTACTGCAAATCCTATCCCTGCCAGTACAACAGAATTGTGTTATCAACTTGAACCCAATGGAAATTACACTATGAGCGGTGATATTGCGATCGGATCACAGGTAACTATCCGTGGGGATAAAGTCAATCATGCAAAAATTGCTATGACCAATGGTTCATTCGTCAATAATGGAGTTGGATTCAAAATGAAATTTATGGATATTGACTATTCCGGTTTTGCTGGAGCCAACACCAGTTCAATAATTCTGATGAGTGCAACACCAAATCCTGCAATCACATTGACTTCTACAGGATACACAGTAGTTCCAACTACTGCTCCTATCGCAATCCAGTCTTGCAAGATTACAGGTCTGAAATATTACCTTTTCTACGACAATAGCAAGAAATATGGCATAGGCTCATTCCTTATCAAAGATTGCATTATCGGACAAAACACCAATTCCTTCGGTTTTGCAACAATTCGTTTCGGAGCTGGTATGGTAAAGGATATGACGATAACCAACAGTACTTTCTACAACGAAGTAGTTGCTAATAGCAGCAATCGCATTTGCCAGATATCATCAGGAAATGCTGGTAGCGTAAAACCATTGACTGAAACCTGGGCAAATGGAAGTGTTACTATAACCCACTCTACATTCTACCACTGTTCTGAAGGAGCCCAATCCTTTAACTCAAATGGAGCTATGGGGCAAGTTGGTGATAAAATCACCATACAGAAATGTGTTATAGTCAACTCAGCAGAGAATGCTGCCACTTCGGGTAGTAACGGCTTTGTAAGACGTTTTCGTAGGGGAAATACCAACGCAACTTTTACAGGAGGTGGAAACTCCTATTGGTACAATGGTGCTTTCCCAATAGGAGAAGTGCAGGGTACTACAAGTTGTGATACCAGTGGTGATTATATTGATTCCGATCCTCAATTGACTTATCAGGGTAACGGAGTGTTTAAAATGGAGGGAGCTACTCAGATTGCAAAAGGCTCCGGAGACCCACGTTGGTTACCTTCTAATTAA
- a CDS encoding polysaccharide lyase family 1 protein — translation MKPGILSYFVLFVAIFFSNNGELKAQQLAFPGAEGYGKYASGGRGGRVVEVTTLKDLDAQGKIIPGSFRAALKTEGTDPITIVFKVSGVISLSTSEIRSNRPNMTIAGQTAPGDGICIRGGTINLSGSKNVIVRYMRFRPGDEKNAEVSALRFENSENFIVDHCSMSWAIEETTHFSSSKFLSVQWCIISESLYSSIHKKGARGYAAQWGGQYASYHHNLLAHHHSRMPRINGSNKNDIEALVDYRNNVNYNWGVQGAFYGGEWESQSDECKGFTHTNIVNNYFKPGPATADSLYFIEPYLNRKGRKLCGYGKWFLKGNVMDGNRDLTADNWKGVEISKVGSVANIQSTTEFDSNEVGTETAGKAFQSVLAYAGATKPRRDKIDTRVIGEVKGTLPIVRSTYEHNGVKTPVLGTACGLIDSQNNLRPKNAPAAWNAWDANYTSVDDPSKALRDSDRDGIPDVWEKQNRLNPNDPKDGSKKGKDGYTNLEKYLNSLADAPYQVVGKGYKTIRLNNKSNKNNVAEF, via the coding sequence ATGAAACCAGGAATTCTTTCTTATTTCGTTCTGTTTGTTGCCATTTTTTTCTCCAATAACGGGGAGCTAAAGGCACAGCAACTCGCTTTTCCCGGTGCCGAAGGTTACGGGAAATATGCTTCAGGCGGTCGTGGCGGCCGTGTAGTGGAGGTAACCACGCTGAAAGACCTCGATGCGCAGGGGAAAATCATTCCCGGAAGTTTTCGTGCCGCGTTGAAAACCGAAGGCACGGACCCGATTACCATTGTTTTCAAGGTGTCGGGTGTAATCAGTCTCTCCACCAGTGAAATCCGTTCCAACCGTCCCAATATGACCATTGCCGGACAGACCGCTCCGGGCGACGGCATCTGTATCCGTGGAGGAACCATCAATCTTTCGGGAAGCAAGAATGTAATCGTGCGCTATATGCGTTTCCGCCCCGGCGATGAGAAGAACGCTGAGGTTTCGGCATTGCGTTTTGAGAATAGTGAGAACTTTATTGTCGATCACTGCTCAATGAGCTGGGCGATTGAGGAAACCACACACTTCTCAAGCAGTAAGTTTCTTTCAGTGCAATGGTGCATAATCAGCGAATCGCTCTACAGCTCCATTCATAAAAAAGGAGCTCGTGGATATGCCGCACAATGGGGTGGACAATACGCTTCGTACCACCACAACCTGTTGGCTCACCACCATAGCCGTATGCCCCGAATCAACGGTTCGAACAAGAATGACATCGAAGCATTGGTGGATTATCGCAACAACGTGAACTACAACTGGGGCGTGCAAGGAGCATTTTATGGTGGTGAATGGGAATCTCAGAGCGACGAATGTAAAGGATTCACCCATACCAATATTGTGAATAACTATTTCAAGCCTGGTCCGGCTACAGCTGATTCATTATATTTTATTGAACCATATTTAAATAGAAAAGGCCGTAAACTGTGCGGTTATGGAAAATGGTTTCTTAAGGGCAATGTGATGGATGGAAATCGTGACCTGACGGCTGATAACTGGAAAGGGGTTGAAATATCGAAAGTGGGTTCTGTTGCCAATATCCAATCGACAACTGAATTTGACTCAAACGAAGTGGGTACAGAGACTGCGGGCAAGGCTTTCCAGTCGGTATTGGCCTATGCAGGCGCTACCAAGCCGCGTCGCGATAAGATCGATACCCGCGTGATCGGCGAGGTGAAAGGTACGTTGCCAATTGTTCGTTCTACATACGAGCATAATGGAGTAAAGACCCCGGTGCTGGGAACGGCTTGTGGATTGATAGACTCGCAAAATAACCTTCGCCCTAAGAATGCACCTGCTGCCTGGAATGCGTGGGATGCCAATTATACCTCGGTAGATGATCCCTCCAAAGCACTAAGGGACAGTGATCGCGATGGAATTCCCGATGTTTGGGAAAAGCAAAACAGGTTAAATCCTAATGACCCGAAAGATGGCAGCAAGAAGGGAAAAGACGGATATACCAATTTAGAAAAGTACCTCAATTCTCTTGCTGATGCTCCTTATCAGGTAGTAGGAAAAGGGTATAAAACCATTCGTCTGAATAATAAGTCAAACAAAAATAATGTTGCTGAGTTTTGA